The region CACCCACCCTGGCCCACCCAGCCCAGACTCACGTCCCGCAGGTTGAAGGTGACTTCCAGCTTACTCCAGAAGCTGTCTGCAAAGGCAGGGTACATGTCCAGCACCTCCAGCAGGTCTGTCCGCTGGATCTTGTGCAGGTCGCAGTAGGTCAGGGCCCGCACATCTGCACTGGACTTGCCAGGCTGGGCGTGGAGGCTAACAGGCTCCCCAAAGATGTCGTTCTTTCCTGCCAGCCAGAGGGACGGGGATCTCTCCAGGGTCTGGCTCCAAGCTCTCCTCTAAGGACCTCCCCCGAGCAGCCTGGTTCAGGACCTCTCTCCCACCTCAGGGATTCTGCCAGGCTGGGGTCTGGTGCTCAGGATCTAGCTCTGGGGACAAGGCTGGAGGAGCTGGCTGGGGATGAGGAGTGTGCACTTACCTTGTCCTATGAGCTCTGCAGAGACCCCCCTTCCGGCGTGTGGGTGCTTCTGCTGTCCCCAGGCCCCGAATCCCCCTCCTACTTCCACATGCTTtggcactgcccctccccctgccccgggggACAGTGAGCACTAAAGGCTCCATGCTCAACCTCCGCCCTTTTCCTCAGCCTGTGTCAGTGACATAAGAGTGCAGGCAACCCAGGGCCAGGAGCACTGAGCtcccccagcacagagcctgagGCTTCTGTTTGCATTCCCACTCCCCGTCCTGGGGCCGGGTAACCGGTGTGGCCCTGGCAGAGGAGGCCTGGGGAAGTCACTTACCCTCTTTGGGCCCCAgtgtcctcatctctaaaatgggaataaacaTATCTGCCTTGACTACCCTCCGGACTGTCCATAGGAACAGGTGAGACACTTGAGAAAGTACCTTGAGTAGCAAGAGGCACCAGGCAGGTTGATGCAAGTCACTGGTATTGACAGATGCCACAGGGTGGACATGGGCTGATACTTGGGGCAAATGTCAAGGGCATTCGGTCCTCCAGGTGCCATACTGTGCTGGCCACAGGGCATATACATGAATAAGATGCTGCCCCACCCACAAGAAGTCCCTAACATTCTTGTGAGATGGGCACACAAGCAAAAGCAACTAGTTTACAAAATGACCTTTGATCCTTAAATAAGGAAGAACTGAGAACTATGGggacacagaggagggaggggtcaTTGCACTAGGAGTacttgggggcagggaggaggggggcttACAGAAGCAGTGAAATGGGGGCTGGGTTGTGAGAACTAAGGAGGTCTGGGCCCCAAGGAGAAAGGCAATCTGACCAGAAAAAACAGTGTGTGGTCAGTGCTGTAGTTGGGCTGGAGGGCagagagcccagggctggggtggggtgcatTGCTTGCTTTGACATTCACTCCCCACACCAAGTTCAGCCCCCTTGGCCCAGCGCTACCAAACAAGGGTCACTAATGGTTTTTGCAGACAATGATGGATGGAGGCCAGGACCTGTCTCCCAAGAAAACAAGCCCTAAGGTCATTCAcagaggggaaaactgaggcttagagagggaagagacttTCCAGGGTCACATATGAAGCCCAGGAGCTTGAAACCCGGGCAACATTATAAAGCGATGGTTTTCCAGTAGATGAAGGATTATGATCTAATGTTCATTTCCACTCAggacaaaatgagaaaatttcacGTCTCTAACTGAAACTTAAATTGGACTGGCttcttaattattaataataattattatccCTCCCATTTGGATGGCACTTCTAAAGTAGGCTGGCAGAGGGAAGTTCTCAGATAGGAGATGTGCTTAAGCTCAGCCATGAAGGATGACCAGAGTCTCCAGGCAGGAGCGCAAGGCAGGTGCTCCCAGCAGAGCTGCAGCCTGTGCAAAGGCAGGGACGCGTAACAGAGACAGGCAGCTCTAGAGAATGATTAGTAGTTTCATGGCTGGAgcctgaagctcagagggagggtGGCAGGACCTCAGGTAGCCATACTGGGGAGAACTGTGCACACAGGGGTTTGCTCTTATCCTGTGGGCCATGGGGAACCGTGGAAGGACTTAGCGCAGAAGAGCAGTGTGCACAGCCGGCAGAAGGGAGAAGATGGAGTATGGGAGCAGACCAGATGCAGGCCCATAGGGAAGGAGCTCCTGACACCTGCCCAGGAAGGACGCGATGAGGCCTGGGCCCAGGTAGGGACAAGAGCCATGTGTGGGACAGATGGGGCTCTATGGCTGCCTGGATGAGGGGCAGGAAGATCCCTAGCTCAGGCAACAGATGGTTCACAGTAACAGTGATGCCTCGGAGCCACCTTTGAGGGCAGATGGCGATTCCAGGGTGAGATATGTCATTTGGTCATCCCGAGGACTCTAAGGGTGGCCACACCAGGAAGGAGCGGAATATTCCTGTCTAAGGAGAGGCTGGGGCTAGGACAGAGTTCCGGGTGCCTGTGGCACAGATGGAGGCTGAGACGCTAAGAGCACGGAGCTGGCTGAGGTGAGGGTGCGGGGTGAGGAGAAGAGACCAGAGCCCCACACTTGGTGAGCACCAGCTGAGGGCAGACCAGAGGGTCAGAGCAGCCCGAGGGGGGCCAGGCCACAGTGGCTAGAGGACAGCCCAGCCCTGGAGAGCAAAGGAGGGCAAGGATGCCATCTTGGTCAGGGACTGGGGGTGGGCTAaagtcaggggagggagggagaggcaaagaagatgagagagagagagacccctgtaaagctcagagaaatgacctgcccaaggtcacactcaCACAGCTGCTAAGTGCCAGGGGTGCATGTGCCCCACATCTGCACCCTGCCCAGTGCTCATATCGTTCCTTCAAAATCCAGCTGTCCCTGCAGTTGTGTTGAATAACACAGGAAACTCACTCCACCCCAGACAAACCCTTGCCCTCTCACTCTGTGCTCCCCAAGAGTGAAAGGCGGTAGGAGCTTGCCTGGTCTTCCAGGTCAGACACGTGGCCCTGAAACCCCTGCTTGGCAACTTACCAGCatgatctctctgagcctcaacttcCCTATCAGGAAAATGGACCTATGGTAGAGGTTTGTTTTAAGGATTCAGTGAGCTGGGGATAAAGCTCTCTGTGGTACGTGCTCAGCACATACAGGTTATAAGAGGTGCTACCATTGTCATTAGAATGGAGTGGTCTAATCCCGCTGCCCCCACTCTCCCCGCCTGACCTACCTAGGATGGCCACGACCACGTCGTCGCGCAGGATCTCGATGGAGCCGCGGGAGATGAAATAAAGCGTGGAGAGCACATCGCCGAGGTGCACCAGCGTGTCCCCCGGCGGTGCATGCGTCGTCTTGAACTTGACGGCAAGCGCGCGCAGGCAGCCCTTGCTGGCTCCGCGGAACGCGGGGCAGTGCTGCAGCAGCGCGCGGTGCAGGTGCAGGCAGATGTCAGCCTGCAGGCACTCGGGGAAGCCCTTCAGCACCTGAAAGTCGaagtgggcgggggcggggctgggggagcaggcagggagggctCTGGGAGCGTCCTGAGCCCATGGGACCTTGTATTCCCCCGCGGCACTagccagagctgggacttgagCTGGGTCGTCCACTCCGCCCAGGGGAGGGCGGCGGGAGCTCACCGCGTTCATGTCGATGCCGTTGGTGTAGGACCAGGCGTGTTGGAAGTACTCTTCCAGGCGCTGCCGCAGCGGGCTGGGGATCTGGTGGAAGCGGATGAATTCCTTGACACGCAGCATCTGCGTGTGGTAGCGCGCGGTGCCTGAGTACAAGCGCTGGATGATGGCGGACACGTTGCCAAAGATGCTGGCGTACatgagggctggggcagggtagCGAGGATGCGGTGAGTGAGCTCCTCTGCATGCCCCAGGCCTCACCATCCCAGGGCCTGCTCCAAGCCTCCCTCTTCCTGGGAGCCGTCTGTCCAAGGCAAAGTCAGAAGTGCCCAGGACAGCACCAGGGCACCTGGAGGACAGAGGCCCCTAggctttctcccctcctccctctgccctgtgcctctTGGCATCTTCCCAGGACAGCTCCAGGGCACCTGGGCCCAGAGGCCAAACTCCTGAGAAGGAAGAACTAAGGCAGTGGAAATTTTTTGTTgagatttgttttctctttcagctgtaaaaatataataaagggaAAACTCTTGGTCTCTTGTTTTcacccatttttttcttgtttttgtttttctgggtttTCACATCTCTAAATACTCTGAACATGACAACTTAGTCTACGTGTAAAATTCCACACTGCCTCTTGTGTTCCTAGACCAGGCGTCTAGGGAGGCAGGCAGCGCATGCAGTGCAGGGCCTGAGAGCACACAGCCTGGGAACTGCCCCTGGACTGGAACTGGGTCTCTGTATATCCCCAGGCAAGTTAGAGCCTCTGCTTTCTTGGTCTGTAAACTGGGCCCATAATACAGCCCTCATGGGGGTAATGATGGGAATGAAATGGGGGCCTTTGACAAGCACTTCAAAGAGTGCCTGGCAGCTCTGGCTTCACGGCATGCAAGCTGTGCTAAGAAGGGGCCTGCATTTGGTTTATTCTCTGCTCTCACCATCTTTGaaattcttaatgttttttaaacaaaggactctacatttttattttgcactgggccctgcgAATGATGAAGGTGGTCCCGGTTCCTGGCATATAGCAAGGACTGTCCGGGTATTAAATTCTGTGTATAGTTGATGTATACCGGCAATATTTCACTGTGCTATATGCTTAGGATCTGCCCATCACACACGTTGTTACTGTGTTCTGTTATGTCTCATTACAAAACTAAACTTGAATTCTGTGGGTAAGGCCAGGGGCATGAGGAGGCACTCACAGCCGATGAGCATGACGCAGATGGAGAAGACCTTCTCTGAGTTGGTGTTGGGGGAGACGTTGCCGAAGCCCACGCTGGTGAGGCTGCTGAAGGTGAAGTAGAGGGCAGTGACATACTTGTCCTGCACTGAGGGGCCGGAGGCCGGGTCGCTGCCATTGTAGCGCTTGCCAAGCTGCTCGCCCAGGCTGTCCAGCCAGCCGATCTTGGGCTCCAGGTAGGGCCGCTCCACGTTGCCGATGGCATACCAGATGCAGGCTAGCCAGTGTGCGATGAGCGCAAAGGTGCACATGAGCAGGAAGAGCACGGCTGCCCCGTACTCAGAGTAGCGGTCCAGCTTCCTGGCCACACGCACCAGCCGCAGCAGCCTTGCTGTCTTCAGCAGCCCAATCAGGGTCGTGGtctgcagggacagggagggagccaTGCGGCAGGTGGTCAGCCCCTGAAAGGCTGCACTCAAGAccatatttgtttattcatgcaTATGAGTCACTCATGCATATGTTTACTCATGCATATGACCACAgagtcactcaacaaacactcaAGAAGAACCTGTGCTGGGCCAGAATCTTGGCAGCAGGGTACAGTGTAGAACCTTAAAGAGCTCTCAGCCTAAAGCTCAAAACCGGTGTTATGGTTACTAGGACAGCAATCTAGGGAgagcacagaggaaggggaggtCGAGTCtgcaggagcagagcagggaggctACACAGAGGAGGTGACACATGAGCTGAGTCTTGAGATGAGGCTGGGCCTCCAGGCAGataggagggagagggaaagggcatTCCAGGCTCAGGGAGCGGCATGCGCAAAAGCCTGGAGGCGTGAAATAGCACAGTTCACATGGGAACCAAGTGTGGCGCTACGGCCTGCAGCTCAGTGAGGAAGCTGGCGGAGTAGAGGGAAATGAGCCTGGAAGAAGGGCAGGGGCTGCTCCTGTGGGCCTGAGGGTCCATAAAGAGCTTGGCTTTATCCCAAGCCACTGGGGAGCCATTTCCAGTTGTGAGGACAGGACCAGATAAGTAGCAGGCTCATGCAAGTGATCTGAAACTCTCTCTGGCttctgtggggcggggggggtgggacGAGGCTGGtaggtgtggggctggggtgggccacTCAGTGTCTAGTtaggggcagtgggggtggagaagaggggagaggactTGGGAATAGATTTTCTGGGAGGAGATGGGTGTGGGAACAAGGAATCATAAGGGACAGCCCCTGCTGTACAAGCTGGGGGGTGACTGGCGGGTGAGAGGAGCACAGAAGGTAGAGCTGTCTGGACTGGAAGGCTGATCCCAAAGAGGTGGTGCAGAAGGACATAGTGGGACTAGAATCTGTACGAAAAGCATGAAAACACCCTCACAATAGTTATTCGAAGTGGACTTGGTGCCGTGGAGGGACTCAAGAGTGAGAGGGGGTCAGGTTGCGTTAAGGAACAGCTTGCACGAGAGGCTGGAGCTACAGGAATGTCCATCCCAGGAGGGGCCGAATTCTGGAGCACAGGGAGGCCACCCAGACCCAGGGCCAGTCCTTCTCCAGCTGCAGGAGCTGACCCAGAGGGGGTTCGCTCACCTCATCAGAGCCAGTGCGGAAGATGAGCAGGTCGAAGGGGATGGCTGCCACCATGTCAATGAGAAACCAGCCCTTGAAGTAGTGGACGGCGATACGGCGAGGGTGGCTGACCACTTCGTCGTTGGTGTTGACATAGGTGGTGCGGAAGTTGATGACAATGTCCACGACAAACATGATGTCCACGATGAGGTCCACCACGGTAAGTGGACTGCAGGTGTAGCTGCAGTCCCCTCGCTGAGACTCGTCCTGGTCGCTGAGCAGGAAGGCAGCTGAGTAGGGTGTGAAGACGGCCGTGTAGATGACCAGCAGCAGGATGAGCCAGTCCCACACAGCCTTGAAGGGGCTGTAGTGCAGGAGGGTCCCACGGTGCATGCGCGGTGCCTGCAGCTTGTACTCGGGCAGCACGTCTGCACCCAGGGACAGGACCTAGGGTGGGGGCCGTGGAGCGGTCGGTGGGGCAGCCACCGCTGGTGAGGTGGGTCAGGGAGAGGTGAAGATGCAGGGTGATGCCTAGGAAGGCCCCGTGGAGCCTGGACCAGTGCAGGCCTCCCCTGGGGCCAGCTCTCAGAGCTTTTCATGGAAAGAGTCAGATTTGGGTGTGAAGCTAATCTGGGGCCTGGACAGGCCCTGAGTACCAGGGAGCCTTTACTATTTCTCATATGTCCTAGTGGGGTTTGATCCTTACGTTCAGCTGAGCcctctccactctgccctcctaccctcagggcccggcccagccctgtGTGCCCCGCCCTGCAGGCCAAACCTGGGTGACCTTCTCGGTGACATTCTGGGTCCGCTCCACCACCTTGTGGGGCGCAATGATCTCAATCTCCGTGGTGGAGCCTGAGCGGTGCTTCTCCAGGTTGAACTCCACGAAGTTGAGTGTGAATTGCGGAATTTGGCTGATGGTCCTGTACTTGACCCTGCTCGTGCCGGGGCCCTGTGTACCCGGCCTGCCGTGAGAGCCCTCTGAAAGCAGAGCCAAGGTCAGAGCAGCCAGGCCCAGTGACCAGCTGCTCTGTCTGGTGCCCCCACTGGCTCCTCCCTTCAACACCTGTACCCCACCTCACCAGAGCCCAGGAAGCTCGGAGGCAGCAGGCCCTGGGACAGGCTGCGGCTCCCACTCTTGGCCAGGAGCTGGGCCAGATCCTCGAAGTTGAGGATGAACATGATGACGGCTCCATCCTCATTCTTCACAGGCACCACGTCCACCAGGCAGCGAAAGCTGGAGGCTGCAAACACCATGGTGGGGGCTGGCCACTGAGGGGGTCCTCTCCTGCAGGAGCCTGGCCAGGGGAAGCTAGGGAGAGGGCTAGGTAAAGGTCAAATTAAGGGCAGCCACAGGGTGAAGAGGCCTGAACAGGGGGTTGGGGATGCCACagagcagaggtggggagagCAGCTAAGCTGCTCATTAGGAGATAATGTAGCATCAAGTCCAAGTCCATGCTCAGCCCTCAGCTCAGGGCTTAACCTTGAGGTTTGCTTCTGCTGTAATTAAAGCAGAGCAGATGTGGGTGGATTAGGTGTAGGGGGTGGTGGTCAGGCATTCTACCCTGTGAAGCTCTGGCTGGCCCTGGGTTCAGCTCCCATGTTCCCATCCCACGAAGCTGACACACGATGAAGGACCTCATCACTGAGAATACACTAAGTGCTGGACACCGAGCCAGTTGCCATAGGAGGCCTCAGTCTCCATGATGGAGCACAGTGGGtctttgggggtgggaggcagaggcccccattctgcagatgagagCCTGGGTTCTGAGAAGCTGACtcgctggggctgggaggggacacAGAGCAGGGATCCCTGAGTGCCCAGTACACTACAgcctggagaggggaaggggcttgTCTGGCAGGGGAATGCTGGAGTGAAGGCCAGGCTGCCGCTCCAGGCCTGGAAGGGGAGCAGGGTTTCAAGGCAGCGGCGCAGGGGGGACAgtgggctggggtctggggaggAAGACAGATGGCAGTGTGGGGACAGGACAGGCCCCTCCTGCCactctctccacctccaccctcttGGGCAGCCCAGATCCAGCCTTTTGCCTTACTGTTCCTCTCATTCTGCTTGCTGCAGGGTCTTGCTCCCTTGCCACCGTGAGTGGacagaaaaaaacaagctaaAATTTGCCtttgggctgggtgggtgggtaggtgggtgagCCTCCTCTCCATGGTACCTGGTGGTCCCACGTCCCTCAATCAAACCACTAGTGGGTGTCAGGCCCAAAGCAGGATCCTAAGGGGCAAGGGCCTCAGGTGAACGTGCAAACCAGACGACAGAGCTGCCTAGGCTGGGGTCTGTCTCATCTGCCAGCAGCCAGCACCTGTTCCAGGTGTTGCTTGTTGATCGAGTGGATGGATGTGTATGTAAATGTGAGAGAGTGGGAGGTCTGCTGGCAGGAATATTGCTCCTTTGGGGTCTACTGGAGCCACTCTTCCCCCCACTTCCCATTAGTGCTCACTCCCCTAGGTGTCTCTTCGCAGCCATCAGTACTGGGGTGCAGCTGAGCTGTCTCTGTCTTCCCTCCCACGTTCCTCCCTGGGAGCAGGAATCTCCTGGATCAGATTCCCGGACTCCCAGGCACCAGGCAGCCATCTGTCAGCTGCTGTACTGAGCCCCAGGGGACACATCCACACTGAGAAGAGGCCACCCATCTGCCTCTGGGACCCACTCCTGGGCTCACAGTGCTGTAGGCCTGCCTCCTGGGCCAGAGCCTGGCACCCTTGTCCACCTGGGGCATGGCAAGGCATGGGCACTGGGACCTAGCCAGGAAGCCTCCTTGGCCAGCAGCCTAAGACACTGCTGCGAAGGTCAGACTACCTCCTCAAGCTCTCTGGCATTGCAGAGATCTggcctggcagggggcagggagagggcataGCTGGGCAGAAGGGCAGAGCTTCCGGGTTCTCTATGCTGCTGGGAGCAGCCAAAGCCCAGTCTTTGAGTGGCTGTACCCATCCACTGATGCTATCTTTGGAAAACTGAAGCTGAGAATGGACCGAAGACCAGCCATCACAGCAGTGAGGCCTGGAGGGGGCCATAGGCAGCACACCCATGCCTGACCTTCATGCTTGCTGCCCACGGGGTGTGCAGAGACAGGAGGCTACGAGGGTTTGGATGAATTCAGAGCATTCTTTCCACCTATCCCTAGACTATCCTTGCTCATGAATAACCGTGGGTGATCAGAAGTTGGTGTGTTGTCCTAGGCTGTGCCCGGGAGTGGCAGTGTTCGTGTGCCCTTGCCTTGTTCCTAGAGGAAGGGCCCCATTCTCTGTCTCATACTCCCTTTTAGGGGCTCCTCCTACCACCCACCTCTCTGACCAAGAGCAGCAGTTTtgtctgacacacacacacacacaccacccttCTTCTGCTCTTCTCCGTCTCTTGGATGTGCCCCTTCCTTCACGCTCGCTTTGTTCCTGTGCTCTCTTCTGCCCTTCAGCCCTCGTGCAACCTCTGCACAACCTCCCTGCCATCTAGTACCTCCATCTCTTTATGCACATCACACCCAGGACTGCGGTGAGACTTCGGGAAGGAGCTGGTGCTACAAAACGCTGCCACTAAGACAGGGGCTATTCCTATCTGCTCCCTGCTTGGTGTTCCTGGAACTCATGAGGACCCTGCCCTCCCCATCTGGAGCAGAGGATTGGAGGAGCCCCAGGCTTCCTCTAGTCTGACCTAAGAATTCGGGGACCTGGCAAAGCCAGGCCAGGCTGGTGCCCAGTGGAGGTAAGGGTAGGGGTAGGGGAGATCCAAgggcttcccttctcttcctctagaCTCTCATCAGTTCTAGTCTTGTGGCCATCCTGTCCCTCCTCATCTGTTAGGTTCACACTCTTCTCATAAAGGCAGATGGAGGAACAGCCAATTTCTTAGGGGTCTCGGAGCCCTGTGTCAGGGGGTGATTTTTGCCAAGTGCCCTGGCCTCTTTGAGCCCAACGCTATTCAGCTGCACAGTGTGGAGATACATGGACATGGATCTTCCCCTTTGACCAGGAGAACTGCCACTGGATTACTCCTTAGAGGAaaagagaattataaataaaCCAGCTACAATTCTGTTCAGCTTCCTACCTCCCTGGAATCAGGGGGAATGGGGCAGAGGAAGTATTAACCTGAGAAGGGAGGAAATTAGCATTAGGATGTACCTCAGCAGGATTGTAAGAGGTAtgttaatatgattttttttaaaaaaggtcatgTGGTCTGAATGGACCATGAGGTGAACACAATGATCTGAAAACCACATccttcccttagcataatgtaaGCTGGGACGCTTCCTTTTCTGGGCTCGTTTTTTCAGGCCAAAGTGGCTTGTTGCCCAGGCCATTTTGGGCAGGTCCAGGTGGTTAAAGGCTTGGACTGTAGGACAGGGAAAGGCTCGAGGTAGAGGTGGGGATCGATGGGCATTTGGGGGCATCAGGAACGTGGGTAGTTTTCCATTCTTGCCTAGGGTCAGCCTCCGAGACTAGGTTGTCAGGGTCCAGTCCGAGAGCTGGAGGACCCAGCAGGACTCAGAAGACCTGAGTCCTGATCTCAGAGGGCCAAGGCCTGCCTGGCCTTGACCTCTGGCCCCTGCTCAGTCAAATCCAGGGTGCTAAGGAGACTGTAAGAGTCCTGATCTGATATCTTCAGGAGTCTAGAATCAGACTCCTCTGGGCTCAGGTAGAGCTCTGAGCTCAAGGAGATGGACAAAGAAAGACCTGTAATTCCCCCTCATTTCCTGCTGTCCCATCCTGTTCCCCCAGCACCCTTCTCATTCCCCCGACTGTCACCTCCTCCCTGCAATGATATGAGAAGTCACAGCTTTTTTAAGTACTCTGACTTCATTAACCCTGTGAGTGCCACCACAGTAAGCCGGATTCTCCCTACTCCCCTTTCTCTACCTCTGCATTCACTTGGGTGGCAGCCGCAGGAGACAGCCACAGGGACAGCCAGGACCTGCCCAAGAAGCACCCCAGAagcccttacacacacacacacacatgtttatgTTCACACTTACGCCCACGCTCCACACACACACCGGCCCTTGGAACTCGAGCTTCAGGGTCACTCAGTCCAGTCCAGAGGTGCCTGACCCCCATCTGCACTCAGACGGCCCCTCAAGCCTGCTTTCCCTGGGAGGCCTGTTCTGGGGCTTCCTTTCCCAAAAGTCCTGCCTCTGAGCACAGAGGCAGTTGGGGTCCTTTCTCCCCTCTTGGGATTACTCAGAACAGAGACGTCTCTAGGGGAGAATCCAGAGATTTGGCATCCGACGCCAGGTTGGAGCCCAGCAGTAGGATGCTGGGCAAATCCCTTCATTTTCttaagccttggtttcctcatccataaaatgaaaggaGTCATCTAAATCAGTGGTTCCTAAACTTGGCAGAATATCCGAACCACCAGGGAGACTTTTCCAAATATACCTGTTTGGGCCTCACCTCACACCTCCGAGTCAATCGCTCTCTAGGAAAGGTGTGTTTTGAGAAACAAGGTGTAGGTAATTTCAAAGGGACTTTCAGGATCCTAGTTCCCACCCATCTCCCTCGGTGCCTCATCCAGTAGAGAATGAGAGGTCCCAGCAGGGAGAGTCTCAGGGGTCTGTGGAAGTCTTGAGCATTGGCCCCTGCCCTATGTTTCCATTCTGCTTGCAGTAAACTTGGGCTGGTATGACATCCCAAACTGGATGAACTTCCAGGTCAGGCCAAACTCCAGACCCTCTCTCCCCAGGGGACCAGGCTGGGAGAGCCAGACCTGCCCCTCTTTCCCATCCAGCAGCCCCCATGCTTTGCTTGGCCACAGAGGCTTTGATTCCTCCCCTAATCCCCAGAGCAGACAGAGATGAGGAAAGGTTAATTTTCGTCCCAGTTGCCTGACAGCTGGGGCTGACAGTGACAGAGTGAACAGTCAGGAGGCCAGGGACATCGGAGAGGGATGGTGGAGCGGGAGGCCCTGCCTGGAGTTAGGGCTCAGCCTGGTGTCCAGTTTCTGAAAAGGACCTCTCAAGGCGTCACATCCAATGCCCATCACTTCCccacacagatgaggaaactgaggcccacagaggaaGCAGGATTTATCCAGGTTCTTGGTCCTGGGGGGTCAGTGGCCTCCCCACGGTCACCTGGCAGTCCCAGAGAGGGGCCAACAACCTGCGGCTCAAGGGTGTCTCACCATCCTTGCGGTAGTAGAGGATGTCCACCTTGCACTCCTcggcccccagcagggcctgcgCCAGGCGGGACATGGCACTGCGTGGGGTGTTGGGGCCCGTGAGGAAGTCGCAGGTGCACGGTTGTTGCATCACCTCCACTCGGGAGTAGCCGAAGAGTTCACAGAAGCCATCGTTGCAGTAAATGATGGCGCAGTTCTCCATCTGGGCATTGGCGATCAGGAACTTTCgacctgggtgggaggggtgaggggaaggattgggtggcagggagggaaagATTATAGGGACTCTTGGCAGCAGTGAGGGGTGTCTagaggagggagcagagcagTGACCATAATGAGGGAGGGGTGGTCAGGTCTGGGGAGGGTGGGAAAACCAAGGAGGGCAGAGGCGGGGGGAAGGTCATGGGA is a window of Phyllostomus discolor isolate MPI-MPIP mPhyDis1 chromosome 8, mPhyDis1.pri.v3, whole genome shotgun sequence DNA encoding:
- the KCNH6 gene encoding potassium voltage-gated channel subfamily H member 6 isoform X2, which produces MPVRRGHVAPQNTYLDTIIRKFEGQSRKFLIANAQMENCAIIYCNDGFCELFGYSRVEVMQQPCTCDFLTGPNTPRSAMSRLAQALLGAEECKVDILYYRKDASSFRCLVDVVPVKNEDGAVIMFILNFEDLAQLLAKSGSRSLSQGLLPPSFLGSEGSHGRPGTQGPGTSRVKYRTISQIPQFTLNFVEFNLEKHRSGSTTEIEIIAPHKVVERTQNVTEKVTQVLSLGADVLPEYKLQAPRMHRGTLLHYSPFKAVWDWLILLLVIYTAVFTPYSAAFLLSDQDESQRGDCSYTCSPLTVVDLIVDIMFVVDIVINFRTTYVNTNDEVVSHPRRIAVHYFKGWFLIDMVAAIPFDLLIFRTGSDETTTLIGLLKTARLLRLVRVARKLDRYSEYGAAVLFLLMCTFALIAHWLACIWYAIGNVERPYLEPKIGWLDSLGEQLGKRYNGSDPASGPSVQDKYVTALYFTFSSLTSVGFGNVSPNTNSEKVFSICVMLIGSLMYASIFGNVSAIIQRLYSGTARYHTQMLRVKEFIRFHQIPSPLRQRLEEYFQHAWSYTNGIDMNAVLKGFPECLQADICLHLHRALLQHCPAFRGASKGCLRALAVKFKTTHAPPGDTLVHLGDVLSTLYFISRGSIEILRDDVVVAILGKNDIFGEPVSLHAQPGKSSADVRALTYCDLHKIQRTDLLEVLDMYPAFADSFWSKLEVTFNLRDLGVSSHHPFRLQTVRTTKASSSVTASQVQHLP
- the KCNH6 gene encoding potassium voltage-gated channel subfamily H member 6 isoform X1; translated protein: MPVRRGHVAPQNTYLDTIIRKFEGQSRKFLIANAQMENCAIIYCNDGFCELFGYSRVEVMQQPCTCDFLTGPNTPRSAMSRLAQALLGAEECKVDILYYRKDASSFRCLVDVVPVKNEDGAVIMFILNFEDLAQLLAKSGSRSLSQGLLPPSFLGSEGSHGRPGTQGPGTSRVKYRTISQIPQFTLNFVEFNLEKHRSGSTTEIEIIAPHKVVERTQNVTEKVTQVLSLGADVLPEYKLQAPRMHRGTLLHYSPFKAVWDWLILLLVIYTAVFTPYSAAFLLSDQDESQRGDCSYTCSPLTVVDLIVDIMFVVDIVINFRTTYVNTNDEVVSHPRRIAVHYFKGWFLIDMVAAIPFDLLIFRTGSDETTTLIGLLKTARLLRLVRVARKLDRYSEYGAAVLFLLMCTFALIAHWLACIWYAIGNVERPYLEPKIGWLDSLGEQLGKRYNGSDPASGPSVQDKYVTALYFTFSSLTSVGFGNVSPNTNSEKVFSICVMLIGSLMYASIFGNVSAIIQRLYSGTARYHTQMLRVKEFIRFHQIPSPLRQRLEEYFQHAWSYTNGIDMNAVLKGFPECLQADICLHLHRALLQHCPAFRGASKGCLRALAVKFKTTHAPPGDTLVHLGDVLSTLYFISRGSIEILRDDVVVAILGKNDIFGEPVSLHAQPGKSSADVRALTYCDLHKIQRTDLLEVLDMYPAFADSFWSKLEVTFNLRDAAGGLQSSPFQAPDSQDHQGFFLGDSQSGAAPSLSLSDASGLWPELLQQVPSRPRDSPPDPQGDPDCWPLDLSSRLEQLQAQMNRLESRMSSDLSRILQLLRQPLPRGHTSYILGAPASDDLALFPAASATQSPGTSQPQGGLPLAQAPSGGNLEKKCRHTPSRMPHLAMVMAKTPTLSSELEQPDRLLSSLASTLHPLEARGLVCGSRFPSLPEYLGSVPKQLEFQRHGSDPGFSGS